A portion of the Glycine max cultivar Williams 82 chromosome 10, Glycine_max_v4.0, whole genome shotgun sequence genome contains these proteins:
- the LOC100527655 gene encoding Golgi apparatus membrane protein-like protein ECHIDNA-like: MDPNQPVGENYANPRTCFFHVLFKAAALAFYILSALFIDNFVIIFVVTVLLAALDFWVVKNVSGRILVGLRWWNEINDLGESVWKFECLDHESLARMNKKDSWLFWWTLYLTAVLWILLAIFSLIRLQADYLLVVGVCLTLSIANIVGFTKCKKDAKKQIQQFASQTIASRFSSTLQSAFSVV, translated from the exons ATGGATCCCAACCAG CCCGTGGGTGAAAACTACGCCAATCCCAGGACTTGCTTCTTTCATGTCCTCTTCAAG GCTGCAGCCTTGGCATTTTACATTCTCTCGGCCCTCTTTATTGATAACTTTGTCATCATTTTCGTGGTGACCGTTCTTCTTGCCGCCCTTGATTTTTGGGTAGTGAAGAATGTGAGTGGGCGAATTTTAGTTGGATTGAGGTGGtggaatgaaattaatgatCTGGGTGAGAGTGTTTGGAAATTTGAATGTCTTGACCACGAG TCATTGGCTCGGATGAACAAGAAGGATTCATGGCTTTTCTGGTGGACCCTGTACCTTACG GCGGTTTTGTGGATACTGCTGGCAATATTCTCACTCATAAGGCTTCAAGCTGATTATCTCCTTGTTGTAGGAGTGTGTCTGACCCTCAGCATTGCAAATATTGTTGGTTTTACCAAATGCAAAAAAG ATGCCAAGAAGCAGATTCAACAATTTGCCTCTCAGACAATTGCCTCTCGGTTCTCATCTACCTTACAGTCAGCATTCAGTGTTGTCTGA
- the GOLS gene encoding galactinol synthase, which translates to MAPNITTVKTTITDAQAKVATDHGRAYVTFLAGNGDYVKGVVGLAKGLRKVKSMYPLVVAVLPDVPQDHRNILTSQGCIVREIEPVYPPENQTQFAMAYYVINYSKLRIWEFVEYSKMIYLDGDIQVFDNIDHLFDLPDNYFYAVMDCFCEPTWGHTKQYQIGYCQQCPHKVQWPTHFGPKPPLYFNAGMFVYEPNLATYRDLLQTVQVTQPTSFAEQDFLNMYFKDKYRPIPNVYNLVLAMLWRHPENVELDKVKVVHYCAAGSKPWRYTGKEENMEREDIKMLVKKWWDIYEDETLDYNNPLNVDKFTAALMEVGEVKFVRAPSAA; encoded by the exons ATGGCTCCTAATATCACCACTGTCAAAACCACCATCACCGACGCTCAAGCCAAGGTCGCCACCGATCATGGTCGTGCCTACGTCACCTTCCTCGCCGGAAACGGTGACTATGTGAAAGGTGTCGTTGGCTTGGCAAAAGGTCTGAGAAAAGTGAAGAGCATGTACCCTCTGGTGGTTGCAGTGCTACCCGATGTTCCCCAAGATCACCGCAACATTCTCACCTCCCAAGGTTGCATTGTTAGAGAGATTGAGCCCGTGTACCCCCCAGAGAATCAAACCCAGTTTGCCATGGCATATTACGTCATCAACTATTCCAAGCTACGTATTTGGGAG TTTGTGGAGTACAGCAAGATGATATACCTAGACGGTGATATCCAAGTTTTTGACAACATTGACCACTTGTTTGACTTGCCTGATAACTACTTCTATGCGGTGATGGACTGTTTCTGTGAGCCAACTTGGGGCCACACTAAACAATATCAGATCGGTTACTGCCAGCAGTGCCCCCATAAGGTTCAGTGGCCCACTCACTTTGGGCCCAAACCTCCTCTCTATTTCAATGCTGGCATGTTTGTGTATGAGCCCAATTTGGCTACTTACCGTGACCTCCTTCAAACAGTCCAAGTCACCCAGCCCACTTCCTTTGCTGAACAG GATTTTTTGAACATGTACTTCAAGGACAAATATAGGCCAATTCCTAATGTCTACAATCTTGTGCTGGCCATGCTGTGGCGTCACCCTGAGAACGTTGAGCTTGACAAAGTTAAAGTGGTTCACTACTGTGCTGCT GGGTCTAAGCCTTGGAGGTACACTGGGAAGGAGGAGAATATGGAGAGAGAAGATATCAAGATGTTAGTGAAAAAGTGGTGGGATATATATGAGGATGAGACTTTGGACTACAACAATCCACTCAATGTGGATAAGTTCACTGCGGCACTTATGGAGGTTGGTGAAGTCAAGTTCGTCCGTGCCCCATCTGCTGCTTAA